Sequence from the Bacteroidota bacterium genome:
CCAACTGCTTCATACATTGTTTCAAACATATCTGCAATTACTTTTTGCAAATCGGGGTAATCTTTATCTATTTCTTTAGCAACTTTTTTTAATACAGGATGACCGTATGCTACTACAGGATATATCATATTTTATTTTATTAAATCGAGTTCATGTAAGATTGTAAAATGATAGTTGCACTAACACTATCGAGCAAGCTTTTATTCTGACGGTCCTTTTTCTTGAGCCCGGCATCTAAAATGGTTTGTTGTGCCATTTTTGATGTAAAGCGTTCATCATGCCTTTCGATCTTAATATTCGGGAACTCAATTTTAAGTTTTCTTATAAAAGGCTCAATGTATTTTGTGGATTCAGAAGGTTCGTAATTCATTTGTTTAGGTTCTCCAATTACAATACAATCAACTTTTTCTTTGCTGAAATAGTCGTGCAGATAGGCAAACAATTCGTTTACACTAATGGTTGTGAGTGCATTTGCAATTATTTGAAATTCATCAGTTACTGCCAGGCCAACTCTTTTACGACCGTAATCTATAGCTAAAATTCGT
This genomic interval carries:
- the ruvX gene encoding Holliday junction resolvase RuvX; the encoded protein is MGRILAIDYGRKRVGLAVTDEFQIIANALTTISVNELFAYLHDYFSKEKVDCIVIGEPKQMNYEPSESTKYIEPFIRKLKIEFPNIKIERHDERFTSKMAQQTILDAGLKKKDRQNKSLLDSVSATIILQSYMNSI